Proteins from a genomic interval of Aquabacterium sp. J223:
- a CDS encoding AMP-binding protein, producing MPTASPASLADLRRIEQAPYAAFMPHATVHAALAAAAARHPGRWALTSVDDAATTALAVRRWTYAELLGRVNQAANLFAGLVPGRPPRIALLLPPVPEAYVALWGAEAAGIACPINHQLNAEHIAALVRACEADILVAYGPCAELDIAERIATVRAACPALRHVLVVEPVPGDGKAPAGTDPFTEALQAQPADRLAFAREDTADAALFHTGGTTGAPKMARHLQRNQLHAAAGAALMFGLTERDVLLNGFPIFHVAGAFVYGLSTLIAGAELVLAPRLGLRDGHFMRRYGEVVQAHGVTLLAVVPTVLASLLALDLDAARLRSVRAALTGGSPLPAELATAFERRHGIPVRNILGMTESAGVISIEPVAAPRVAGSCGLPLPFTEVQAVRPDGRPAAAGEPGVLRVRGPQVSPGYTEPQRNAGTFEHDEGEGGVWLVSGDIGHVDAEGRVFVTGRQKDVIIRGSHNIDPQLIESVLLRHPDVLMAAAVGQPDAHAGEVPMAFVSLKPGATVDPAALLAFATPHIAERPAVPRRIELLPQIPVTAVGKVYKPALRVLAAQQVMDALLQGAGLTPGVAVQARETAGGVALHFTLADAADEPALRQLMTPFALPFTLTTGDGPAR from the coding sequence TTGCCTACTGCTTCCCCCGCCTCCCTGGCCGACCTGCGCCGCATCGAGCAGGCGCCCTACGCCGCCTTCATGCCGCACGCCACGGTGCACGCGGCGCTGGCGGCCGCCGCTGCGCGCCACCCCGGCCGCTGGGCGCTGACCTCCGTCGACGACGCCGCCACGACAGCGCTGGCGGTGCGTCGCTGGACCTACGCCGAACTGCTGGGCCGGGTGAACCAGGCGGCCAACCTGTTCGCCGGGCTGGTGCCGGGACGCCCGCCGCGCATCGCGCTGCTGCTGCCGCCGGTGCCCGAGGCCTACGTCGCGCTGTGGGGCGCCGAGGCCGCCGGCATCGCCTGCCCGATCAACCACCAGCTCAACGCCGAGCACATCGCCGCGCTGGTCCGGGCCTGCGAGGCCGACATCCTGGTCGCCTACGGGCCCTGCGCCGAGCTGGACATCGCCGAGCGCATCGCCACCGTGCGGGCGGCCTGCCCCGCGCTGCGCCACGTGCTGGTGGTCGAGCCGGTGCCGGGCGACGGCAAGGCGCCCGCCGGCACCGACCCGTTCACCGAGGCGCTGCAGGCGCAGCCGGCCGACCGCCTGGCCTTCGCCCGCGAGGACACCGCCGACGCCGCGCTGTTCCACACCGGCGGCACCACCGGCGCGCCGAAGATGGCGCGCCACCTGCAGCGCAACCAGCTGCACGCCGCCGCCGGCGCCGCGCTGATGTTCGGCCTGACCGAGCGCGATGTGCTGCTCAACGGCTTCCCGATCTTTCACGTCGCCGGTGCCTTCGTCTACGGGCTGTCCACGCTCATCGCCGGGGCGGAGCTGGTGCTCGCGCCGCGGCTGGGCCTGCGCGACGGCCACTTCATGCGCCGCTACGGCGAGGTGGTGCAAGCGCACGGCGTGACGCTGCTGGCGGTGGTGCCCACCGTGCTGGCCAGCCTGCTGGCGCTGGACCTGGACGCGGCGCGGCTGCGCTCGGTGCGCGCGGCGCTGACCGGCGGCTCGCCGCTGCCGGCCGAACTGGCCACCGCCTTCGAGCGGCGCCACGGCATCCCGGTGCGCAACATCCTGGGCATGACGGAGTCGGCCGGCGTCATCAGCATCGAGCCGGTCGCCGCGCCGCGGGTGGCCGGCTCCTGCGGCCTGCCGCTGCCCTTCACCGAGGTGCAGGCGGTGCGGCCCGACGGCCGGCCCGCCGCCGCGGGCGAGCCCGGCGTGCTGCGCGTGCGCGGCCCGCAGGTCAGCCCCGGCTACACCGAGCCGCAACGCAACGCCGGCACCTTCGAGCACGACGAAGGAGAAGGCGGCGTCTGGCTGGTCAGCGGCGACATCGGCCATGTCGACGCCGAGGGCCGCGTCTTCGTCACCGGCCGGCAGAAGGACGTGATCATCCGCGGCTCGCACAACATCGACCCGCAGCTGATCGAGTCGGTGCTGCTGCGCCACCCCGACGTGCTGATGGCCGCCGCTGTCGGCCAGCCCGACGCGCACGCCGGCGAGGTGCCGATGGCCTTCGTCTCGCTGAAGCCCGGCGCGACGGTGGACCCGGCCGCGCTGCTGGCTTTCGCCACGCCGCACATCGCCGAGCGGCCGGCGGTGCCCCGGCGCATCGAGCTGCTGCCGCAGATCCCGGTCACCGCGGTGGGCAAGGTCTACAAGCCCGCACTGCGCGTGCTGGCGGCGCAACAGGTGATGGACGCGCTGCTGCAAGGCGCCGGCCTGACGCCGGGGGTGGCGGTGCAGGCGCGCGAGACGGCCGGCGGCGTGGCGCTGCACTTCACCCTGGCCGACGCCGCCGACGAGCCGGCGCTGCGCCAGCTCATGACGCCGTTCGCGCTGCCGTTCACCCTGACCACCGGCGACGGCCCGGCCCGTTGA
- the mdcB gene encoding triphosphoribosyl-dephospho-CoA synthase MdcB, whose amino-acid sequence MNLVVVPATARRATSWLAREAVRALYRELVLEPKPGLVSLRDNGSHDDMDAALFMRSLFALRHYFAQAAEAGAHGHPFDTLRQHGQAAERRMLRATGGVNTHRGAVFLLGLLCAAGGGLQAEGRPLAPEALRGWLMRHHGAALAAHAAALRAAPARSHGQQAARSLGLRSASEEAALGWPTLFEVTLPTLRSAEAAGAPARAARVQALFATIARLDDTNLVHRGGAEGLWFARAAAARFLDRGGVFRGDWLPHARAVHQAFVVRRLSPGGAADLLGAACWVDAVTRG is encoded by the coding sequence ATGAACCTCGTCGTGGTGCCGGCCACCGCCCGCCGCGCGACCTCGTGGCTGGCCCGCGAGGCGGTGCGCGCGCTCTACCGCGAGCTGGTGCTCGAACCCAAACCCGGCCTCGTCAGCCTGCGCGACAACGGCAGCCACGACGACATGGACGCCGCGTTGTTCATGCGCAGCCTCTTCGCCCTGCGCCACTACTTCGCGCAAGCCGCCGAGGCCGGCGCGCACGGCCATCCCTTCGACACCCTGCGCCAACACGGCCAGGCCGCCGAGCGGCGCATGCTGCGCGCCACCGGGGGCGTCAACACCCACCGCGGCGCGGTGTTCCTGCTCGGGCTGCTGTGCGCGGCCGGCGGCGGCCTGCAGGCCGAGGGCCGGCCGCTGGCGCCCGAGGCCTTGCGCGGCTGGCTGATGCGCCACCACGGCGCCGCGCTGGCCGCGCATGCCGCCGCCTTGCGCGCGGCGCCGGCCCGCTCGCACGGCCAGCAGGCGGCGCGGTCGCTGGGCCTGCGCAGCGCCAGCGAGGAGGCGGCGCTCGGCTGGCCCACGCTGTTCGAGGTCACGCTGCCGACGCTGCGGTCGGCCGAGGCCGCCGGGGCGCCGGCGCGGGCGGCGCGGGTGCAGGCGCTGTTCGCCACCATCGCCCGGCTCGACGACACCAACCTCGTGCACCGCGGCGGGGCCGAAGGGCTGTGGTTCGCCCGCGCCGCGGCCGCGCGCTTCCTCGACCGGGGCGGCGTCTTCCGGGGCGACTGGCTGCCGCACGCGCGGGCGGTGCACCAGGCCTTCGTCGTCCGCCGGCTGTCCCCCGGCGGGGCGGCCGACCTGCTGGGCGCGGCCTGCTGGGTCGATGCGGTGACCCGCGGCTGA
- a CDS encoding DUF6321 domain-containing protein produces MSTTATSRARRPRTRDPKGGLTAAGRAEFARTDGAHLKPGVTKPESEMTPEDMRRKGSWATRFYGRQTLPPLRKPNGEPTRFALSAHAWGEKVPTTEAQARRIAEKGRKLLQRYHASKERK; encoded by the coding sequence ATGAGCACGACCGCCACGTCCCGCGCGCGCCGCCCCCGCACCCGAGACCCGAAGGGCGGCCTGACCGCCGCCGGCCGCGCCGAATTCGCGCGCACCGACGGCGCGCACCTGAAGCCCGGCGTGACCAAGCCCGAGTCCGAGATGACCCCGGAGGACATGCGCCGCAAGGGCAGCTGGGCCACGCGGTTCTACGGCCGGCAGACGCTGCCGCCGCTGCGCAAGCCCAACGGCGAGCCCACGCGCTTCGCGCTGTCGGCCCACGCCTGGGGCGAGAAGGTGCCGACCACCGAGGCCCAGGCGCGCAGGATCGCCGAGAAGGGGCGCAAGCTGCTGCAGCGCTACCACGCGTCGAAGGAACGCAAGTGA
- a CDS encoding LuxR C-terminal-related transcriptional regulator, translating to MPHHATDRHRPDRPRARRHPGHRGEAALAGLIASLSSDRFAHEGLAQLNRWLPACWWSVYQLFHDAPPHLHLNAAFTGEDGSDDAWQVYRRSLYRVDETFDAARDHLQAEGHPMVLTHWHANEMPRRHRAAIYQRHALRERLSLVAPADGGALLALNLYRHDQQPAFSDDEIDAVRRLARPLLACAEQHIAFNARLRPEAALLASLPRREREVCERLLKGWSHDGIAADLGLSPVTVKTYRDRAFERLGIHHRSELFALALKTAG from the coding sequence TTGCCACACCATGCAACTGATCGACATCGACCCGACCGACCGCGTGCCCGCCGCCACCCAGGCCACCGGGGGGAGGCGGCACTGGCCGGCCTCATCGCCAGCCTGTCCAGCGACCGCTTCGCGCACGAGGGCCTGGCTCAGCTCAACCGCTGGCTGCCGGCCTGCTGGTGGTCGGTCTACCAGCTGTTCCACGACGCGCCGCCGCACCTGCACCTCAACGCCGCATTCACCGGCGAGGACGGCAGCGACGACGCCTGGCAGGTGTACCGCCGCTCGCTGTACCGGGTGGACGAGACCTTCGACGCCGCGCGGGACCACCTGCAGGCCGAGGGGCACCCGATGGTGCTGACGCACTGGCACGCCAACGAGATGCCGCGCCGCCACCGCGCCGCCATCTACCAGCGCCATGCGCTGCGCGAGCGGCTGTCGCTGGTGGCGCCGGCCGACGGCGGCGCGCTGCTGGCGCTGAACCTGTACCGGCACGACCAGCAGCCGGCCTTCAGCGACGACGAGATCGACGCGGTGCGCCGCCTGGCGCGGCCGCTGCTGGCCTGCGCCGAGCAGCACATCGCCTTCAACGCCCGGCTGCGGCCGGAGGCCGCGCTGCTCGCCTCGCTGCCGCGGCGCGAGCGCGAGGTGTGCGAGCGGCTGCTCAAGGGCTGGTCGCACGACGGCATCGCCGCCGACCTGGGCCTGTCGCCGGTGACGGTGAAGACCTACCGCGACCGCGCCTTCGAGCGCCTGGGCATCCACCACCGCAGCGAGCTGTTCGCGCTGGCGCTGAAGACCGCCGGCTGA
- a CDS encoding Bug family tripartite tricarboxylate transporter substrate binding protein: MTTLFDRRRWLATTAALGLAPLPLGLSAQGAYPDKPVRLVVGFAPGTGPDVLARHIANGLGGLLKQQVTVDNRTGAGGQIAAQNVAKSPADGYSLLLGDVSAISIAPAAFSKLPYDPAKELLPVAEVARSDFLLVVPANSPARTVAEFVQAQKARDRADFATFGAGTPGHFAATVFGEMAGFKVEPIHYRATGDAVTAIVAGDVAGAFVSTALGVAQVKGGKMRALATTAAQRSPLAPDVPTFTEAGMPKMDVSAWFAIFAPAGTPQPIVDALNRQLVATVQAADTRAKLIESGFSVSGTSTADTLKMVRADAQKWGQIVKASGFKGD, translated from the coding sequence ATGACGACCCTGTTCGACCGCCGCCGCTGGCTGGCCACCACCGCCGCCCTGGGCCTGGCCCCGCTGCCGCTGGGCTTGAGCGCCCAGGGCGCCTACCCCGACAAGCCGGTGCGCCTGGTCGTCGGCTTCGCCCCCGGCACCGGCCCCGACGTGCTGGCCCGCCACATCGCCAACGGCCTGGGCGGCCTGCTCAAGCAGCAGGTGACGGTGGACAACCGCACCGGGGCCGGCGGCCAGATCGCGGCGCAGAACGTGGCCAAGAGCCCGGCCGACGGCTACAGCCTGCTGCTGGGCGACGTGTCGGCCATCTCCATCGCGCCGGCCGCTTTCAGCAAGCTGCCGTACGACCCGGCCAAGGAACTGCTGCCGGTGGCCGAGGTGGCCCGCTCCGACTTCCTGCTGGTGGTGCCGGCCAACTCACCGGCGCGCACCGTGGCCGAGTTCGTGCAGGCGCAGAAGGCCCGCGACCGCGCCGACTTCGCCACCTTCGGCGCCGGCACGCCGGGCCACTTCGCGGCCACCGTGTTCGGCGAGATGGCCGGCTTCAAGGTCGAGCCCATCCACTACCGCGCCACCGGCGACGCGGTGACCGCCATCGTGGCCGGCGACGTGGCCGGCGCCTTCGTCTCCACCGCGCTGGGCGTGGCGCAGGTCAAGGGCGGCAAGATGCGAGCGCTGGCCACCACCGCCGCCCAGCGCTCGCCGCTGGCGCCCGACGTGCCCACCTTCACCGAGGCCGGCATGCCGAAGATGGACGTCTCGGCGTGGTTCGCCATCTTCGCCCCCGCCGGCACGCCGCAGCCCATCGTCGACGCGCTGAACCGCCAGCTCGTCGCCACCGTGCAGGCCGCCGACACCCGCGCCAAGCTGATCGAGTCCGGCTTCAGCGTCTCCGGCACCTCCACCGCCGACACCCTGAAGATGGTGCGCGCCGACGCGCAGAAGTGGGGCCAGATCGTGAAGGCGAGCGGGTTCAAGGGGGACTGA
- the mdcG gene encoding malonate decarboxylase holo-[acyl-carrier-protein] synthase — protein MPPLQRHRLVWLSAAAWARWHDRAPAAERPLLDAWRDADRPLVVARPTQPLPAGALALGLPAPARFDRRRVALVAQRDEVVRAGHFPSLHEVAMAQAWTGAAALAQQLSLCARVRVYGSHGWQHLTGERYVHPGSDLDLLVELAHADQAPAVIDGLQAADLPMRLDGELVLPDGRAVPWREWAALLQGRVAQVLVKSMHGVSLCDATALQAVPA, from the coding sequence GTGCCGCCGCTGCAGCGCCACCGGCTGGTCTGGTTGTCGGCGGCCGCCTGGGCGCGCTGGCACGACCGGGCGCCGGCCGCCGAACGGCCGCTGCTCGACGCCTGGCGCGACGCGGACCGGCCGCTGGTGGTCGCGCGGCCGACGCAGCCGCTGCCCGCCGGCGCGCTGGCGCTCGGCCTGCCGGCCCCGGCGCGCTTCGACCGCCGCCGCGTGGCGCTGGTGGCGCAGCGGGACGAGGTGGTGCGCGCCGGCCACTTCCCGTCGCTGCACGAGGTGGCGATGGCGCAGGCCTGGACGGGTGCGGCCGCGCTGGCTCAGCAGCTGAGCCTCTGCGCGAGGGTGCGGGTCTACGGCTCGCACGGCTGGCAGCACCTCACCGGCGAGCGCTATGTGCATCCCGGCTCGGACCTCGACCTGCTGGTCGAACTGGCACACGCGGACCAGGCGCCGGCGGTGATCGACGGGCTGCAGGCCGCCGACCTGCCGATGCGCCTCGACGGCGAGTTGGTGCTGCCAGACGGCCGCGCCGTGCCCTGGCGCGAATGGGCGGCGCTGCTGCAGGGCCGGGTGGCGCAGGTGCTGGTGAAGTCGATGCATGGGGTGTCGCTGTGCGACGCCACGGCGTTGCAGGCGGTGCCGGCATGA
- a CDS encoding SGNH/GDSL hydrolase family protein, whose translation MRDGNVFWDKQALENANETADILAAGDSWFWYPFPGGSLITGIGALVAHKGHNILVEGSNGVEAYDLVKGKYKRQVNEMLRLYGSGASAFLISAGGNDFAGFNDLRPLLRADCSAATSAAECFKPGAEEGTVEWLFQKVYENYATLITRALFVMPGHARIIVHTYAYSLPTGKGVNGGAGWIKPALDAAQVPLPLQARCLVFLLDHFHSVLSRLVAGSAGRVELVDSRSALSPADWANELHPTPKGFRKVVEKHWAPVLHRLELA comes from the coding sequence ATGCGAGACGGCAATGTTTTTTGGGATAAGCAGGCGTTGGAGAACGCCAACGAGACGGCCGACATTCTTGCTGCTGGTGATTCCTGGTTCTGGTACCCGTTTCCAGGTGGATCGCTGATCACCGGCATTGGCGCGTTGGTGGCCCACAAGGGCCACAATATTCTCGTGGAGGGAAGCAACGGGGTCGAGGCGTACGACCTGGTCAAGGGCAAGTACAAGCGCCAGGTCAACGAGATGCTGCGGCTTTATGGGAGCGGAGCGAGCGCATTTCTGATCAGCGCGGGCGGCAACGACTTTGCTGGATTCAACGATCTGCGGCCTCTGCTGCGAGCTGACTGTTCTGCCGCAACCAGTGCGGCGGAATGCTTCAAGCCCGGGGCGGAAGAAGGTACCGTCGAGTGGCTCTTCCAAAAGGTGTATGAGAACTACGCAACCCTCATCACCAGGGCGCTCTTCGTCATGCCGGGGCACGCCCGGATAATTGTCCACACCTACGCCTACTCACTGCCAACCGGGAAGGGTGTGAACGGCGGAGCAGGCTGGATCAAACCCGCGCTGGATGCAGCACAGGTACCGCTGCCGCTTCAGGCCCGGTGCTTAGTGTTTCTGCTCGATCACTTCCATTCAGTGCTGTCCAGACTGGTTGCCGGCTCTGCCGGCCGCGTGGAACTAGTCGACAGCCGCTCCGCCCTTTCTCCAGCCGACTGGGCCAACGAACTGCATCCCACGCCGAAAGGCTTTCGTAAGGTCGTTGAGAAGCATTGGGCGCCGGTCCTGCATCGGTTGGAACTGGCATGA
- a CDS encoding AAC(3)-I family aminoglycoside N-acetyltransferase — MPQPFAVQTLTPQDLPVMRQLLDLFGEVFEDRPTYSHHQPDDTYLAQLLGSPTFIAMAATRGDEVVGALAGYVLPKFEQRRSEFYLYDLAVAEAHRRQGIATALIRELQRLAAARGVYVILVQADHGDDPAIALYSRLGVREDVLHFDIPPSADGG; from the coding sequence ATGCCCCAGCCCTTCGCCGTCCAGACCCTGACGCCGCAGGACCTCCCGGTCATGCGCCAGCTGCTGGACCTGTTCGGCGAGGTCTTCGAAGACCGGCCGACGTACTCCCACCACCAGCCGGACGACACCTACCTGGCCCAGCTGCTCGGCAGCCCCACCTTCATCGCCATGGCCGCGACGCGGGGCGATGAGGTGGTCGGGGCGCTGGCCGGCTACGTGCTGCCGAAGTTCGAGCAGCGGCGCTCCGAGTTCTACCTCTACGACCTGGCCGTGGCCGAAGCGCACCGGCGCCAGGGCATCGCCACCGCCCTGATCCGCGAACTGCAGCGCCTGGCCGCGGCGCGCGGCGTCTACGTCATCCTCGTGCAGGCCGACCACGGCGACGACCCGGCGATCGCGCTGTACAGCCGGCTCGGCGTGCGTGAGGACGTGCTGCACTTCGACATCCCGCCGTCTGCCGACGGCGGCTGA
- a CDS encoding ACP S-malonyltransferase — translation MDAHAIVALAAERARCMDEAAVSQPGGLMAVSGLSAEAVASRCADLGLAWAIDLGPSQSVQAGTWQALDDAAARLSAAGAECRRLPVAVASHSPFMASAVAPFARRLSALPWRSLRCPVAVNAGGRLVRDESSLRRALATQLDHRVDWATVEDQLAQRGVRCVLEVGPGRALSRGWQQRQPAAVPARALEDFASAQGAADWVRARLSG, via the coding sequence CTGGACGCCCACGCCATCGTGGCCCTGGCCGCCGAACGCGCCCGCTGCATGGACGAGGCCGCGGTTTCGCAGCCCGGTGGCCTGATGGCGGTGAGCGGCCTGTCGGCCGAGGCGGTGGCGTCGCGCTGCGCCGACCTCGGCCTGGCCTGGGCCATCGACCTGGGGCCGTCGCAGTCGGTGCAGGCGGGCACGTGGCAGGCGCTGGACGACGCGGCGGCGCGGTTGTCGGCCGCGGGGGCCGAATGCCGCCGGCTGCCGGTGGCCGTGGCCTCGCATTCGCCGTTCATGGCGTCGGCGGTGGCGCCCTTCGCACGACGGCTGTCGGCGTTGCCCTGGCGCTCCCTGCGCTGCCCGGTGGCCGTCAACGCCGGCGGACGGCTGGTGCGCGACGAGTCGTCGCTGCGCCGGGCGCTGGCCACGCAGCTCGACCACCGCGTCGACTGGGCGACGGTGGAGGACCAGCTGGCGCAGCGCGGCGTGCGCTGCGTGCTGGAGGTGGGACCGGGCCGGGCGTTGTCGCGCGGCTGGCAGCAGCGCCAGCCCGCGGCCGTGCCGGCCCGGGCGCTGGAGGACTTCGCCAGCGCCCAGGGCGCGGCCGACTGGGTGCGGGCGCGGCTGTCGGGCTGA
- a CDS encoding transglutaminase-like domain-containing protein — translation MRPTSSESPPSPEQATPSARVTRSFEVDCRLAYTIDEPAHFLFQLHALDGMDQSVVSESLRITPTVPHHVFEDRRVGNRFLRLRAEPGPLSLRYKARVEVVRPVQARQRARELSIDELPDEVLRYLMPTRYCESDLMGSAAQRIFGQHAPGWRRVKAISDWIHEHVDYRIGSTDATSTARDVFVQRAGVCRDFAHLGVTFCRALNIPARLAVGYARFDKPPPDFHAVFEAYLDGGWQLFDPTRMSPVEDLVRIAVGRDAKDVAFATIFGAVTTRKIWPCVEGVEG, via the coding sequence ATGCGCCCCACGTCGTCCGAGTCGCCCCCGTCGCCCGAGCAGGCCACCCCGTCGGCGCGGGTCACCCGCAGCTTCGAGGTCGACTGCCGCCTGGCTTACACCATCGACGAGCCGGCCCACTTCCTCTTCCAGCTGCACGCGCTGGACGGCATGGACCAGAGCGTGGTGAGCGAGTCGCTGCGCATCACGCCGACGGTGCCGCACCATGTCTTCGAGGACCGGCGCGTCGGCAACCGCTTCCTGCGGCTGCGCGCGGAGCCCGGCCCCCTGTCGCTGCGCTACAAGGCGCGGGTGGAGGTGGTGCGGCCGGTGCAGGCGCGCCAGCGCGCGCGCGAACTGTCCATCGACGAACTGCCCGACGAGGTGCTGCGCTACCTCATGCCCACCCGCTACTGCGAGTCCGACCTCATGGGCTCGGCGGCGCAGCGCATCTTCGGCCAGCACGCGCCCGGCTGGCGGCGGGTCAAGGCCATCAGCGACTGGATTCACGAGCACGTGGACTACCGCATCGGCAGCACCGACGCCACCAGCACCGCGCGCGACGTGTTCGTGCAGCGCGCCGGCGTCTGCCGCGACTTCGCGCACCTGGGCGTCACCTTCTGCCGCGCCCTCAACATCCCCGCCCGCCTGGCCGTGGGCTACGCCCGCTTCGACAAACCCCCGCCCGACTTCCACGCCGTGTTCGAGGCCTACCTCGACGGCGGCTGGCAACTCTTCGACCCCACCCGCATGAGCCCCGTCGAAGACCTCGTCCGCATCGCCGTCGGCCGTGATGCGAAGGACGTGGCCTTCGCGACGATCTTCGGGGCGGTGACGACTAGGAAGATCTGGCCTTGTGTGGAGGGGGTGGAGGGGTAG
- a CDS encoding glutathione S-transferase → MKLIGMLDSPYVRRVAISLQLLGVDFEHHSLSVFRTFDEFSRINPVVKAPTLVCDDGEVLMDSTLILDYAEALARPRTLMPQGLDELQRSLQLIGLALAATEKCVQVVYEHGVRPAEKLHRPWLDRVIGQALAAYDELERRLAARPLVVDSARIDQAGVTVAVAWHFTQRMTPEAVPAERFPHLVALSAAAESLPEFQATPHGDSTYRRHG, encoded by the coding sequence ATGAAACTCATCGGCATGCTCGACTCCCCCTACGTCCGGCGCGTCGCCATCTCCCTTCAGCTGCTCGGCGTGGACTTCGAGCACCACTCGCTCTCCGTCTTCCGGACCTTCGACGAGTTCAGCCGGATCAACCCGGTCGTCAAGGCGCCCACGCTGGTGTGCGACGACGGCGAGGTGCTGATGGACTCCACACTCATCCTCGACTACGCCGAGGCGCTGGCGCGGCCGCGGACGCTCATGCCGCAGGGGCTGGACGAGCTCCAGCGCTCGTTGCAGCTGATCGGCCTGGCGCTTGCGGCGACGGAGAAGTGCGTGCAGGTCGTCTACGAACATGGCGTTCGGCCGGCCGAGAAGCTCCATCGGCCGTGGCTGGACCGGGTCATCGGCCAGGCACTGGCGGCCTATGACGAGCTGGAGCGCCGGCTGGCGGCGCGGCCGTTGGTGGTCGACAGCGCGCGCATCGACCAGGCGGGCGTCACCGTCGCCGTGGCCTGGCACTTCACGCAGCGGATGACGCCCGAGGCGGTGCCCGCCGAGCGGTTCCCTCACCTGGTCGCGCTCTCCGCTGCCGCGGAATCGCTGCCCGAGTTCCAGGCCACGCCGCACGGCGACAGCACCTACCGCCGCCACGGCTGA
- a CDS encoding YdeI family protein, whose translation MMSPPNPWVHPLTRTEWREWLRLNHERATGVWLVSHKKATGRPRVEYDAAVEEALCFGWSRPNKQRVERLLQAGLMAEAGLRKVEQARRDGSWTKLDAIEELQVPDDLAQALAGQPDAARHFDAFPRSAKRGILEWIASAKTAETRARRIYETARLASRNERANQWRPKRSV comes from the coding sequence ATGATGTCGCCGCCCAACCCCTGGGTGCACCCCCTCACCCGCACCGAATGGCGCGAGTGGCTGCGGCTGAACCACGAACGCGCCACTGGCGTGTGGCTGGTGTCGCACAAGAAGGCGACCGGCCGGCCCCGCGTGGAGTACGACGCGGCGGTGGAGGAGGCGCTGTGCTTCGGCTGGTCGCGGCCGAACAAGCAGCGGGTGGAGCGTCTGCTGCAGGCCGGCCTGATGGCCGAGGCCGGGCTGCGCAAGGTGGAACAGGCCCGGCGTGACGGCTCGTGGACGAAGCTCGACGCCATCGAGGAGCTGCAGGTGCCTGACGACTTGGCCCAGGCGCTGGCCGGCCAGCCCGACGCCGCCCGGCACTTCGACGCCTTTCCGCGCTCGGCCAAGCGCGGCATCCTGGAATGGATCGCCAGCGCGAAGACGGCCGAGACGCGGGCCCGGCGCATCTACGAGACCGCCCGCCTGGCCAGCCGCAACGAGCGGGCCAACCAGTGGCGGCCGAAGCGATCAGTCTGA
- a CDS encoding SRPBCC family protein, producing MSDRTVRLHRVLRCPPQKAYRAFTEAEALAKWLPPHGFTCQVHELSATVGGRFRMSFRNFGSGHAHSFGGEYLELVPHERVRYTDTFDDPNLPGTITVTVTLAPVACGTELRVEQTGIPEVIPLEMCYLGWQESLGQLATLVEPDIPG from the coding sequence ATGTCCGACCGCACCGTCCGCCTGCACCGCGTGCTGCGCTGCCCGCCGCAGAAGGCGTACCGCGCCTTCACCGAAGCCGAGGCCCTGGCCAAGTGGCTGCCGCCGCATGGCTTCACCTGCCAGGTGCACGAACTGAGCGCCACCGTCGGCGGCCGCTTCCGCATGTCGTTTCGCAACTTCGGCAGCGGCCACGCGCATTCGTTCGGCGGCGAGTACCTGGAGCTGGTGCCGCACGAGCGCGTCCGCTACACCGACACCTTCGACGACCCCAACCTGCCCGGCACCATCACCGTCACCGTCACGCTGGCGCCGGTGGCGTGCGGCACCGAGCTGCGGGTGGAGCAGACGGGCATCCCCGAGGTCATCCCGCTGGAGATGTGCTACCTCGGCTGGCAGGAGTCGCTGGGGCAGCTGGCCACGCTGGTCGAGCCTGACATCCCCGGCTGA